One genomic region from Candidatus Nanosynbacter sp. TM7-074 encodes:
- the dnaG gene encoding DNA primase, with the protein MNDAKEEVRARLNIEDVIGEYVHLKRAGRNLKGLSPFTDERTPSFMVSPEKQIWHDFSSGKGGDIFTFVMMVEGMDFRQALEHLARKAGVDLTLFSSGDGRTSKRRARAREALKLAANFYQQNLVKNSVALDYVVKKRRLNRQTIGDFLIGYAPDNGDALTKALEKRGFSKRELSDAGLTNRFGGDLFRGRMMVALSDGSGEVVGFTGRIIRDDPRAPKYLNTPQTLLFDKSRYIFGLSQAKEAIRKNDAAVIVEGNLDVISSHQAGIKNVVATSGTAMTIQHLKSLSRLAGRIRLAFDGDRAGVNATERAINLAQEVGVELEVVSLPDGVKDPDELIQKDPSLWQMAIDKSQPAVDWVIARYAEMEDLKSAEGKRRFSTIALRIVRSLKDPVEQEHYLSVISEKTGASITALKAKLSNEKVAEHQLKKTKIDKEKPQPVQDETEDMLVGLAASEKSVRRWLAAISGEMLDGDSARQLIGYLRKNPDVDLGEVPLDLQKIEQYVKIVQLKSESRYANWEQKSLDEEMARLVRQITIKHRENKKNQLLTQLREAEASGDEVLSQNLRQSLNNLIKEKM; encoded by the coding sequence ATGAATGACGCCAAAGAAGAAGTGCGAGCGCGGCTGAACATCGAGGATGTAATTGGTGAGTATGTTCATTTGAAACGGGCAGGCCGCAATCTAAAGGGTCTTAGTCCGTTTACTGACGAGCGAACACCGAGTTTCATGGTAAGTCCAGAGAAGCAGATTTGGCATGATTTTTCTTCTGGCAAGGGTGGCGACATTTTCACCTTTGTGATGATGGTTGAGGGGATGGATTTTCGGCAAGCTCTGGAGCATTTGGCGCGTAAAGCAGGTGTGGATTTGACACTGTTTTCTAGTGGCGATGGGCGAACTTCCAAGCGACGGGCCAGGGCTAGAGAAGCGCTTAAATTGGCAGCTAATTTTTATCAGCAGAATTTGGTGAAAAATTCGGTGGCGCTGGACTATGTAGTAAAAAAACGACGATTAAATCGACAGACAATTGGTGATTTTCTGATTGGATATGCACCGGATAATGGTGATGCACTAACAAAAGCGCTAGAGAAAAGGGGTTTTTCAAAACGTGAGCTGTCTGATGCTGGGCTGACGAATCGTTTTGGTGGAGATTTATTCCGCGGACGGATGATGGTGGCACTGAGTGATGGTAGTGGCGAAGTGGTTGGTTTTACTGGTCGGATTATTCGGGATGATCCGCGCGCGCCAAAGTACCTAAACACACCGCAGACTTTATTGTTTGATAAGTCGCGTTATATTTTTGGATTATCTCAAGCCAAAGAAGCGATTCGTAAGAATGATGCGGCGGTTATTGTCGAGGGAAATCTGGATGTGATTAGTAGTCATCAGGCGGGCATAAAAAACGTGGTGGCAACTTCCGGTACGGCGATGACGATCCAGCATTTGAAATCCTTGAGTCGGCTGGCGGGGCGGATTCGCTTGGCGTTTGATGGCGATCGGGCAGGGGTGAATGCAACGGAGCGGGCGATTAATCTGGCGCAAGAAGTTGGCGTGGAGTTGGAGGTGGTGAGTTTACCTGATGGTGTTAAAGATCCAGACGAGTTAATCCAAAAAGATCCAAGCTTGTGGCAGATGGCAATTGATAAATCCCAGCCGGCGGTGGACTGGGTAATTGCCAGATATGCGGAAATGGAAGATTTGAAATCAGCAGAAGGTAAGCGCCGCTTCTCAACGATTGCCTTAAGAATTGTCAGAAGTCTGAAAGATCCGGTGGAACAGGAGCACTATTTGTCGGTGATTTCTGAGAAAACTGGCGCCTCGATTACTGCACTTAAGGCAAAATTGTCGAATGAAAAAGTTGCCGAGCATCAATTGAAAAAGACTAAAATTGATAAGGAAAAACCACAGCCCGTTCAAGATGAGACCGAGGACATGTTGGTGGGGTTGGCAGCGAGCGAAAAGTCTGTGCGACGTTGGCTGGCGGCAATTTCTGGTGAGATGTTGGACGGTGACAGTGCGCGGCAATTAATTGGCTATCTGCGAAAAAACCCAGACGTAGACCTAGGCGAAGTTCCGCTGGACTTGCAAAAAATCGAACAGTATGTGAAAATAGTACAGTTGAAAAGTGAAAGTCGTTACGCCAATTGGGAGCAAAAAAGCTTAGACGAAGAAATGGCTCGGCTAGTCAGACAGATAACAATTAAACATCGCGAAAACAAAAAGAATCAACTATTAACGCAGCTTAGAGAGGCCGAGGCGTCGGGTGATGAGGTTTTGTCTCAGAATTTGCGCCAGAGCTTAAATAATCTGATTAAGGAGAAAATGTGA
- the rpoD gene encoding RNA polymerase sigma factor RpoD, with protein MSDENTTKPTNLNDDDFDPTLIDEEESEDLDSLTTGQYLDDVSDDSVRLYLREIGKIPLLSAEEEMALARRIIEGDKKAKDKMAEANMRLVVSIAKRYSGRGLDFLDLIQEGNTGLLRAVEKFDPDKGFKFSTYATWWIRQAITRAIADQARTIRIPVHMVETINKLLRTQRRMTQELNREPTIDELAKELDMEPEKIEYVIKIKQDISSLDAGVGRDGEDDDSVLQDFIVDEDTVSPEDSASNQLLKEQVQDILSSLSDREQKIVRMRFGLDNGKNHTLEEVGQEFAVTRERIRQIEAKALAKLRKHKDAKKLYEYLD; from the coding sequence GTGAGCGACGAAAATACGACAAAGCCGACAAATTTAAATGATGATGATTTTGATCCAACGCTTATAGACGAAGAAGAGTCAGAAGATTTGGATTCGTTGACGACTGGTCAATACTTGGATGACGTGTCAGATGACTCGGTGCGGTTGTATCTAAGGGAAATTGGTAAAATTCCGCTACTTAGCGCTGAAGAGGAAATGGCTTTGGCACGCCGGATTATTGAAGGGGATAAGAAGGCTAAAGATAAGATGGCTGAGGCAAATATGCGCCTAGTGGTGTCAATTGCCAAGCGATATTCGGGCCGTGGTTTGGACTTTTTGGATCTTATTCAAGAGGGAAATACTGGACTCTTGCGCGCGGTGGAGAAGTTTGATCCAGATAAGGGATTTAAGTTCTCAACTTATGCGACTTGGTGGATTCGTCAGGCGATTACGCGGGCGATTGCTGACCAGGCGCGAACCATTCGTATTCCAGTTCACATGGTGGAAACTATCAATAAATTGCTGCGCACGCAGCGACGGATGACACAGGAATTGAATCGTGAGCCGACCATTGACGAGCTGGCCAAAGAGCTGGACATGGAGCCAGAGAAAATCGAATACGTCATTAAGATCAAGCAAGATATTTCTTCTTTGGATGCTGGTGTGGGTCGTGACGGTGAGGATGATGACTCAGTGCTGCAAGATTTTATCGTTGATGAAGATACGGTTTCGCCAGAAGATTCAGCATCAAATCAATTATTGAAAGAGCAAGTTCAGGATATATTATCAAGCCTGAGTGACCGTGAGCAGAAAATTGTTCGAATGCGCTTTGGTCTGGATAATGGAAAAAACCACACTTTGGAAGAAGTTGGTCAGGAATTTGCCGTGACACGTGAACGTATTCGTCAAATTGAAGCTAAGGCGCTAGCAAAACTTCGCAAGCACAAAGATGCGAAAAAACTTTACGAGTACTTGGATTAA
- a CDS encoding AAA family ATPase — translation MTQPHARIIALVGLAGSGKSSAVEYLTEKGFPKVYFGGVIYKAMDEAGIEKTWDNQQKFREEIRQREGKDFVIKRVIKNVRDLINAGQNKIVLDGLYTWSEYKFLKHEFPGQVVVIAIVTPKHLRYQRMVKRPERPMQPHEVDQRDWSEIENLEKGGPIAIADYFVINDGSLDQLHQKIDAVTHDAHFCKSPEQC, via the coding sequence ATGACACAACCACATGCAAGAATTATCGCCCTGGTTGGACTAGCGGGTAGCGGTAAGAGTTCGGCCGTCGAGTATTTGACAGAAAAAGGATTTCCAAAAGTTTATTTTGGCGGCGTTATTTATAAGGCCATGGACGAGGCAGGAATTGAAAAAACTTGGGACAATCAACAAAAATTCCGCGAAGAAATCCGCCAACGCGAAGGTAAAGACTTTGTAATTAAGCGCGTTATAAAAAATGTTCGTGACTTAATTAACGCTGGGCAAAACAAAATCGTCTTGGACGGATTATACACTTGGAGTGAATATAAATTCCTCAAGCACGAATTTCCTGGGCAAGTAGTCGTTATTGCTATTGTTACACCAAAACACCTCCGTTATCAACGTATGGTAAAACGCCCCGAACGCCCAATGCAGCCACACGAAGTTGACCAGCGTGATTGGTCAGAAATTGAAAATCTGGAAAAAGGCGGACCAATTGCCATCGCTGATTACTTTGTTATAAATGACGGCAGTCTCGATCAATTACACCAAAAAATAGACGCCGTAACTCACGACGCCCATTTCTGTAAATCACCCGAGCAGTGCTAA
- the polA gene encoding DNA polymerase I yields MKRLVVIDGKSVFYRGYYAMPGLSMADGTPTGGVYGFVSLAIELIKKLEPDYVAVAWDKRGTNIRKRRELYPEYKAGRKPAPDDFYQQIPILHELLDAFGWPLYELDDYEADDIMGAFARQAEVRGVQTCLLTSDLDALQLVSPLTKVYAMKNGLRNIEEFTAEYFEQKYGIRTDQFLDLKALKGDASDNLPGVPGVGEKTAVKLLQTYGTLDGVYAHVDEQKGALRTKLEAGRRSAYLTKQVAEIWTDAPVELDWGVADVNDCDFARVAEILRKLEFHSLIGRLPKTMQASDEVAETVELELPRVENLPAEPLFEAENIIYIDPSEPDMVYINSKPGVAWRAKISEVGQHVWQLLAQGVVIAADVKGLYYALDAHGVTVRFHEVWDVGQAAFLIDPLRRDRSLAALAGDFSEDNSPERQLARLHQIYRQQQDYMAAHQQIARVLREFDFPVIWPLFQMEKRGMKLDTVLLERMGEELRAEVGQLEQQMYAMAGREFNAASPAQLSEVLFTKLRLPTTGIKKGKTGYSTGQKELDKLRGRHSIIELIERYRELTKLISTYIEALPKLVARDGRIHTTFNQDVTSTGRLSSTNPNLQNIPVRTELGRKIRQAFVPSEGKVFVGADYSQFELRLAAVLAGDEQLINDFNSDVDIHTKTAAETYGVPMDQVTKAQRRAAKVINFGVLYGMSPHGLAAATGMTFNEAKQFIEHYFAVRQPIRQYLDTILVQAREQGFVETYFGRRRPTPDVKSSNFMVRSAAERAAMNMPIQGTEADLMKLAMIRLEDKLAGLAEPVLQVHDSILVECRAEDAERVSEIMRAEMEGICPDLPIKLKVDVGMGAHWDEV; encoded by the coding sequence ATGAAGCGTCTAGTTGTTATTGACGGTAAGTCGGTGTTTTACCGCGGGTATTATGCCATGCCTGGATTGTCGATGGCGGACGGTACGCCGACCGGCGGGGTGTATGGATTTGTGAGTTTGGCGATTGAGCTGATCAAGAAATTGGAGCCGGATTATGTGGCGGTGGCGTGGGATAAGCGCGGCACCAATATCCGTAAGCGGCGGGAACTGTATCCAGAGTACAAGGCGGGTCGTAAGCCAGCGCCTGATGATTTTTATCAGCAAATTCCGATTTTACACGAACTGCTGGATGCGTTCGGCTGGCCACTGTATGAGCTGGATGATTATGAGGCGGACGACATCATGGGCGCGTTTGCCAGGCAAGCGGAAGTGCGTGGCGTGCAGACGTGTCTACTGACGTCGGATTTGGATGCGCTGCAATTGGTGTCGCCTCTCACCAAAGTGTATGCCATGAAAAATGGCCTGAGGAATATTGAGGAATTTACGGCGGAATATTTTGAACAAAAATATGGTATTCGGACGGATCAGTTTTTGGATTTGAAGGCGTTGAAGGGTGATGCGAGCGACAATTTGCCGGGCGTACCGGGCGTTGGTGAAAAGACGGCCGTGAAATTATTGCAAACATATGGCACGCTGGACGGGGTGTACGCGCATGTGGATGAGCAAAAAGGCGCTTTGCGGACAAAGCTTGAAGCGGGTCGCAGATCGGCGTATTTGACCAAGCAAGTGGCGGAAATTTGGACAGACGCACCGGTGGAACTGGACTGGGGGGTGGCCGATGTTAACGACTGTGACTTTGCGCGGGTGGCGGAGATTTTGCGGAAATTGGAGTTTCATTCGCTGATTGGGCGGCTGCCAAAGACAATGCAGGCGTCGGATGAGGTGGCGGAGACGGTGGAGTTGGAATTGCCACGCGTTGAAAATCTGCCAGCTGAGCCGCTGTTTGAGGCAGAAAATATTATCTATATTGATCCATCGGAACCGGATATGGTCTATATTAATTCCAAGCCTGGCGTGGCGTGGCGGGCCAAGATCAGTGAGGTTGGTCAACATGTTTGGCAGTTATTGGCGCAGGGCGTGGTGATCGCGGCGGACGTCAAGGGGCTGTATTATGCGCTGGATGCTCACGGTGTGACGGTGCGGTTTCATGAGGTCTGGGATGTTGGGCAGGCGGCGTTTTTGATCGATCCGCTGAGGCGCGACCGTAGTTTAGCGGCACTGGCTGGCGATTTTTCTGAGGATAATTCGCCAGAGCGGCAGCTGGCACGATTACACCAAATATACCGCCAGCAGCAGGATTATATGGCGGCGCATCAGCAGATTGCCCGGGTGCTTCGCGAGTTTGATTTTCCGGTGATTTGGCCGCTGTTTCAGATGGAAAAGCGTGGTATGAAGCTGGACACGGTGCTGCTTGAGCGGATGGGCGAGGAGTTGAGGGCGGAGGTGGGTCAGCTTGAACAACAAATGTATGCGATGGCTGGGCGCGAGTTCAATGCCGCTAGTCCGGCGCAACTGTCTGAGGTGTTATTTACCAAATTACGGCTGCCAACGACCGGTATCAAAAAGGGTAAAACCGGCTATTCGACAGGGCAGAAAGAGCTGGATAAACTGCGCGGCCGACACTCAATCATTGAGCTGATTGAGCGGTACCGGGAGCTGACTAAATTGATCAGCACCTACATTGAAGCGCTGCCAAAGTTGGTGGCTAGGGACGGGCGGATTCACACCACGTTTAATCAAGACGTCACCAGCACCGGGCGGCTAAGCAGCACAAATCCCAACTTGCAGAATATTCCGGTGCGCACAGAACTGGGTCGGAAAATTCGCCAGGCGTTTGTGCCGAGTGAGGGCAAGGTCTTTGTTGGTGCCGATTATTCACAATTTGAGCTGCGGCTGGCGGCGGTGCTGGCGGGTGATGAGCAGCTGATTAACGATTTTAATAGCGATGTCGATATTCATACCAAGACGGCGGCCGAGACCTACGGCGTGCCGATGGATCAGGTGACGAAAGCACAGCGGCGGGCGGCTAAGGTGATCAATTTTGGGGTGCTGTACGGCATGAGCCCGCACGGCTTGGCGGCGGCCACCGGCATGACCTTTAACGAGGCAAAACAGTTCATTGAACACTATTTTGCGGTGCGCCAGCCAATCCGCCAGTATCTGGATACAATTTTAGTTCAAGCGCGCGAACAGGGCTTTGTTGAGACCTATTTTGGCCGGCGGCGGCCAACGCCAGACGTTAAGTCGAGCAATTTTATGGTGCGTTCAGCGGCCGAGCGGGCAGCGATGAACATGCCGATTCAGGGTACGGAAGCGGATTTGATGAAGCTGGCGATGATTCGACTGGAGGACAAATTGGCTGGGCTGGCTGAACCGGTCCTGCAAGTTCACGACTCAATTTTAGTGGAGTGCCGAGCGGAAGACGCTGAGCGGGTCAGCGAAATAATGCGTGCGGAAATGGAAGGTATTTGTCCAGATCTGCCAATTAAATTAAAAGTTGACGTCGGCATGGGTGCTCATTGGGATGAAGTATAA
- the mutM gene encoding bifunctional DNA-formamidopyrimidine glycosylase/DNA-(apurinic or apyrimidinic site) lyase, with protein sequence MPELPEVETVRRGLADLLPGQSIVRAKVFDSPKSFPNSPADVEHFLHGARVKAVRRRAKVLMIDLDTNYSLVIHLKMTGQLIFRQDSRRIARISSKISRDPRKVAQDFSADTTRNIGEFAGGHPNDSLIGELPDRSTRVQIDFMDGSRLFFNDQRKFGWMKLLPTDEIKNLPFMKKVGPEPLDPQTRAEDFIKRIRRRQNSMIKPAFLDQAVIAGVGNIYADEALWAAKIHPQTRVRNIGDEKLATLFNELRQILQLSIDQGGSTDKNYVDAEGRKGNYLTFAHVFRREGQPCHLHPDQEIVKLKVSGRGTHVCPVCQVEAE encoded by the coding sequence ATGCCGGAACTACCTGAAGTTGAGACAGTGCGCCGCGGTTTGGCAGATTTACTACCTGGCCAATCTATAGTGCGAGCAAAAGTCTTTGACTCGCCTAAGAGTTTTCCAAATTCGCCTGCTGACGTTGAGCATTTTTTACACGGTGCGCGTGTAAAGGCGGTGCGGCGGCGAGCAAAAGTATTAATGATTGATTTAGACACTAACTACTCACTGGTGATTCATTTGAAGATGACAGGGCAACTTATTTTTCGTCAAGACTCTCGTCGTATTGCTCGGATATCCTCAAAAATATCTCGGGACCCACGTAAAGTTGCCCAAGATTTTTCTGCGGATACCACTCGCAATATTGGAGAGTTTGCTGGTGGTCATCCAAATGATAGTCTAATTGGCGAGTTGCCCGATCGATCGACACGAGTGCAGATTGATTTTATGGACGGGTCGCGACTATTTTTTAACGATCAGCGCAAATTTGGTTGGATGAAACTGCTGCCGACTGACGAGATAAAGAATCTGCCATTTATGAAAAAAGTGGGGCCGGAACCGCTTGATCCACAGACTCGTGCTGAAGATTTTATTAAGCGGATTCGTCGTCGCCAAAACTCAATGATTAAGCCGGCATTTCTTGATCAGGCGGTAATTGCTGGGGTGGGTAATATTTACGCCGATGAGGCTTTGTGGGCGGCAAAAATTCACCCTCAAACTCGAGTGAGAAATATTGGTGATGAGAAGCTGGCAACTTTATTTAACGAGCTACGCCAGATTTTGCAATTAAGCATTGATCAGGGTGGTTCAACGGATAAGAATTATGTTGATGCCGAAGGTCGGAAGGGTAATTATCTGACGTTTGCTCATGTATTTCGTCGGGAAGGTCAGCCGTGCCACCTTCATCCTGACCAGGAAATTGTGAAATTAAAAGTTTCTGGCCGTGG